tcacttagagaaaagtagaaaagagttatttccctttgtcattattgaattatgttgaatatgaggatgaaaaacgcttattaaatatctccaagtaaacgatgatttgagtttttgatgtgcacctatgataacatagaaattacaattattcttgcaagaattttaatgaattcatggtttatgtaaaatgtatgacgtcacaggagggtggatttactttaagcacaaatcatcaccactGACAAAACttggtacttgaagataatcaataaatttgatgtaatgtaCTATTCTCTCACTAGAGGTCATGCTTCACAGCTTAAGCTTCGCTTACACCTCTGTCAACGCTAGAAAAATAGTCTGTCACATGATCAAAACAAGCATGGCTAGCACATGGtattgttttttggtttttttttttatttcacacgTTCTGCAGACATACACTGTacaatgcatgattatgatgctttaaatataatgatccAGAAGTGCAAAATTTtatgtgtgtgtgagagagagagagagagagagagagaaggaaaaTTCAAGTAAAAATTGGATTCCAGATGTTCCAATGAGTATCAAAAATCTCATTTTCGCcatttttgtaagaaataaatttctgtGTTTCATAGAAGAGCTTTAAAGACGACATTGCAAAAGAAACACTCAACTGTTTCTCAGTACACCTTGCTGTGTAAATATAGTACTTaaaccaaagaaaaatgatattaaggATATCTTTGCTTTTACCAAGGATGCCTAGAATGAAAGTTTTTGGTACATGTAacctgaaaattgattttttcttctaaataatgtttaaaattttctaaaaaagatTGAACACAATCACAATCCCTCAATATATGTTCTATAGTTTCCTCTTCTCTGTGACAAAAGGTACAAATTTTAgagtttacttttttaattttgaataaaaaagagtttgttgctaaaattttgttaattattctGTATTGGAACCATTGAAGTTTacagttttttgttattatgaaaGGTAGTTTATGGATTATTTCCATTCCATGTCCTCTATGTCTATAATAATTCATTCCACCTTCTTTTACCTGTTGTCACAGAGGTATTTTTGTTCGAAATATCATAAAAGAACTTTgactttttacatttcataactTTATATATGTTTTCTCTAATAAGTGGGTTTGCTAATTTTCTTAAAGCTTGGTTTTCACCCAATTTTCTGATGTATGTCTTTACAGCATGGATTATACTTGCATATTCCAAAAAGTTGACCTTTACATTTGTATACATATCACAAAACTTATCAAAACTAAGAATAGTACTATCTTCCTCAATGATATCAATGATGTAtctaatataattatcaaatagTTGTTTATTACAAAAAGATATCCCTCCAATATGGATCAAAGGGTTATACAATAAAGGTGCATCTGCAATAGCACATGGTATTGTTGATTTGCTTCTTCTGTGCAATTAGCTTAAAGGGAAGTCATCGAAAGTGAAAACTTTGAGGACATGTTTAAAACATCACAGGAGATGACATATTACTGCTGATTTATGTAAATCATCGATGAATCGGTAGCGTACAGAAACTGGTTTTACAAACATCTGTCAAAATAGATCATGTGATCATAATGTAATGTTTACCTCCGCAAAATAGTTCTCCCAGTAacgttgaaatgaaaatttaaaaaggtgttaaagatttaaatttaattatttttaatcatatacaTAGATAAAAGGAATAACTACATAGATTTGAATtacattttgtcaatttttaacTTTGTACAAGAATCTTGTACATCAGGTGTTGACAGAGGTGTAAGCAAAGCTTGTGTAGCATGACCTCTGGTAATGTACAATACGTATTCAGGTCCCATTTTTCAAGGAAATACAGTTAGTCCCTGAAACGACGTCAATAATTTCTACTTTCTCATTCTTCTTTTCGTTCACAGTGAGCTCACTATGCGTTCAAGTGCGTTCACTTGCGCTCTACGTTGCGTTTGCGCTCACTGTTATAAAGTGCTCAGTGTGCATTCACAAAGCATTCACATTGCAACCACCGTTCATTCAGCGTTCACTTTTAGTTCAGTCCCTCgtcattcattttcattcagAAGTTAAAAATTGAAGGATCTCTCTTTAAGAGTAACAACAAAATGAGGAAAGGACGCGTGTGTAAAAGTAGAAGGAAGGTACATTTCACATCAAAGACATCATTTTAATCAGGATTCCATGACGCAAGGATATaatttagtcattttttattttaatggatGCATGAATTTAGTTTGGGCAAAAAGGTActtatgattattaaaaaatgaaaaaaaaaggtagtggaagcagaaacttgggacagagtataattgtatttcagtacatATATTACATCGTTATTAAATTCAAGATAAAACATGAAATACTTTCCTTGTAGCATTCCACAATGCAGTTTTGTAAGGACCTATCATCAGACAGCACCTGTTATGTTCTACAGAAGATTCCTTGATAGAGGAAAAGGCAAGgttaagaagaagaaaaaagaagaagaccaGGAAATAGATGCAAAAATTGTGGAGGAGAAACTTACTCAGCTCGAGAAAGTTAAAAAACCTGGATATAAAATTCGAATACCTACATATGAAAGTACAACCGACAGATATATAAATAGAATCTTTAAAAAAGCCGAGGAGCAGGGTGAAAAAACTGAGGAAACTTTCAATACGGCCATTAAGATATACAAGTTGAATGCTGGACTGTACGTGCGAGGGCATATAGAGTTTGGTGATTTAGCACTGAGTAAATTAGAAGAGTATGAACTTCAGTATAATTTAGAagtgtataaaatgatattcagcATATTTCCTGAGGGAAAATATTTACCGAAGTCCAAAGTTGATGCCGAGTTCATCCCTTTTCCTCGTCAACAGGATGCCGCTCTGAGAGTTCTGACAAAAATGTTTGATAATGGTACGTATGaagatgattaaaaaatatgggatatcaagtttaaaattttttgagGGTGAAAATGTTAATCTGCATAttagaaaataatgaatttctgattttgaaaataacatttttttcttaaattcaatTATACTTAAAATACTTAATAAAATCACAACTGAAAAGTTTGAAAATAtagataatttgaaaattgcTGAAATAAGTTTTAGATTTTGAAACAGTGATAGAAGTACAGTATATTGGAATATTTCTTGACACCCCTGACTCTCATCTGAAAGTTTCTTAAGTCAAAAGTTACATTTACCATAATTTCTGTTGGATCATTTTCCATGTTTCATCATGTTCATACTTTATGTTGGAGCCAGCAATTagtaacaaaaaaatgaatcataGTGGCCAAGACCAAGACTTTAGAAATGAGTTCATTGAATATTGCatgtgatttaaaaatagaaacccACATGTGTGTTGATAGACCCATGTTGCCTTTAACTACCTAGTCCTGTTTCATTCTTGTAGGTGTGATTCCTGATGAGGAGTTTGGTAGAATGATCATATCCAGATTCTCCCAACGCTCCAAGGTTTTCACGCGGTTTCAGAGAATGCTGTACTGGATGCCCAAGTTCAAACACATGAACCCCTGGCCTGTGCCACGCCCCCCTCCCAAGGACCCCACACAGCTGGCGGTCATGGCTCTCAAAAGAATGAGTTTTGATTTGGAGACTAAAATAACCGTTGTAAATGTAAGTTGCAGCATGTATTGGGCTCTCAgctgttaaaaacaaattatgatataaatattaatcaagTGGCACAACACATTTAAATACAATGGATGTTTTCTTTATTGGTTCATTTATCATAAATGTAACAATTTTGGGCAATGCAGAAAAATACACTTACATGGGTATTTCTGAATGTTGGTTCCTACTTCAATGAGCCTTGttaaatagtacatgtaacatatacacagcattaaaaatttatttacaaatatatgaTGATTTCCGATTTAGTATCTGATATCATCAACAGATTCAGAGAATCACATACCTTAATTTTCATATAGCCTTTTTGTTGGTATTATTGCATTAGTAACGtcacttcaaatattttttatattgtacatgtacatgctgtACATTATCTTTGCCAGGACCCCAGGGATTCTTGTAGTGGGAAGTTCATAGCCAGTGCTCAGAGTCCTAAACAGATTGAGCTTCTGTCCAAGCACCCTCCCTCCAAACCGATCATTGTGGAAGGGGAGCACTATGTCTACCTCAGAAAAGTTAGCCAAAAAGTGTTTGTGCTGAAAACAGACCGTGAGGGAGAACTACCAGGGGAGGAGCCTGACCATTACAAAGCTATGGAGGAAGAGGAGGGTGAAGGTGAGAGCCACATTTGATGAAGAGAACTTGAAAACAGAACAAATGAGAGAAAGTACACAGACAACTGTTGAATTACAGAGTTTATGTTTGAATTTGAATAGGCCTACTTAGTAGACTCAGTATGCAGCAGGATTTGGTGAATTTGATTCGTTTTATCCCCAGTTTCTTTGCTTTGCTCTGCTTCATACTGAAAAGACCTTTACATTATAAGTTCTGTGTTAAATACAGTATTAATACAGGAGGATAATGATTCCCAAGTCTTCAATGGCTCCATGTCAAACAAAGGTGCCAGTGTCATCTCATTCCTACACACTTACTGCTCTACCTaagttttattgatatatttttattgtcccccgccgcaacgcggtgcggggacatagaaatgccgggcgtccgtccgtgggtctgtgtgtccgtgcgtccgtgtgtccgtccgtcacacttttttgtaagcactctcatgcctacaaattttgacggattttaattaaatttataccaaatgtttatactactattaccttggtcaagttcgaaaatcagcattggtcgatactttttgttggagttttgggactttgaccacaataatgactccgttttatccaaaagttgaccttgtaagcgctctcatgcctacaaattttgacggattttcattaaatttataccaaatgtttatactactaataccttggtcaagttcgaaaatcagcattggtcgatactttttgttggagttttgggactttgaccacaataatgactccgttttatccaaaagttgaccttgtaagcgctctcatgcctacaaattttgacggattttcattaaatttataccaaatgtttataccactaataccttggtcaagtttgaaaatcagcattggtcgatactttttgttggagttatgggactttgaccacaataatgactccgttttatccaaaagttgaccttgtaagcgctctcatgcctacaaattttgacggattttcattaaatttataccaaatgtttatactactaataccttggtcaagttcgaaaatcagcattggtcgatactttttgttggagttatgggactttgaccacaataatgactccgttttatcaaaaaattgaccttgtaagcgctcttatgcctacaaattttgacggattttcattaaatttataccaaatgttataccactaataccttggtcaagttcgaaaatcagcattggtcgatactttttgttggagttatgggactttgaccacaataatgactccgttttatccaaaagttgaccttgtaagcgctcttatgcctacaaattttgacggattttcattaaatttataccaaatgtttataccactaataccttggtcaagttcgaaaatcagccttggtcgatagactcgatactagtatactgcttgaccggcgggggaccctcgaattctattcttgttgaTATAGGTTTAACATAACACAGCAAATAGAATACACACCACAATAAATACTGTCTTTTTATACTGTAGAAATGTTTGACTTTGTGACTCCACTGGAGGAAGAGGAACAGACAGCCATAGTTCCCAAGAAGTCGGTACATGAGCAGGAGGACGGGACTGTGTATGGGATGTGTATTACGAGCGACTCCAGTAAGGAGTCCGTACAGGACTGGATACAGTTCCTACAGACCAACAACCCGGCCCTCGAACATATACCCGTCTTGTTTAGGATTAGAGACGCAGACTTTTTACTGAATGAAACCTTAAAACATGAAGAGGAGGAATAAAGATttgtaatatttgatttatgATATTTGAACTTCAGAATAAATTTGGTGAGGTTCCCaataagtattatttttttgcttgtaggtgttttaaattcaaaattccagGATGATAGATGTTTGTTTATTCGGgtttttataactttttcttctgtattttttttatatatgacaTTTTTGTTCACTCATGTGCAAAATGCTGTCTGACTGAAGGAacttcttttttagttttcacattgaattttcatagattacattagttattttttttttcactcagAAATTCAGCAAAACTTGGCAAAGAGCCATAATTATCTCATTTACAAATAGGAATTGTTTGAAGGACACTAAATCCTTTTAAGgagaaaaattaagaattaaagcttagcagttatttttttttcattttcttacaaaaagaatttagtgggttttttttatatttttgaaaataacattttgagTGTGTCTAAAGGAGTCCAATTACATTATCTAAAAGACAAAGAATGAAAAATACGTGAAGATGACAGTAGGCTGCAACAAAAATCAGTTGACATCTGAGAGATGGCTGTCAAATGGAATTCCACTGATACGACATTGATTTTCAATGATCAGAAGTGGATCAGTCAgacaataattatatatttgttatgaaatattgaGATTTATTTGGTCTGAGTTGTAGACAAGACGTCCATACGATTTGGATAGTTGGAATAAGTCACAATTTTCATGGACTTTTTCCTATTTTAGGAATACATATAGCTCATAGATGCATGAGTTTGAAGCGTAAAGGTGGACCTTTCGTACAGAATGTTGAATGTTGCAATCATGTTGAATATCTGTAGGCATTAACATGAAACAGCAAAAGCTAGCTGTTTTCTGGTTTTATTTGGTGGGATAACCATAGTTACGGTTTTGATGTTTTACGTCGAAGTCAATTCAATTGATGACTGGAATAAACCGGAATATACCGGTATAGTGTAAATAACTGACACATGTCTGataatttacattaaaactATTAATTAAAACTGATCTGACCCATTTAAGTGCAAAGTTTCCTCTGAAAATCAGTCGGTTTCAAGGTCCAAAATATCTGCATCTTTAATTAGCGGTGCTTGCTCGTGCATAAGTTGACATCGAATATAATCACCCTTACTGTAATTAAAACTGAAGCGCGGtcagtaataaatattgaataatttccCACTCAAAAACATAAATATGAGTTCAATTAATCCCACCATATTCCATGAGATGATCTAACAGCTTGAAAAGATGGAATACAATATcgggtacatgtatgatatgatacaggTATGataccggtgttgtatagcagtttttcccccatagtagcttttccccccggaaaacctactatatagtagcctttccccccggggggaaaagctactatatagtagcttttcccccatagtagggtttctccctcacgtttttggttcagattttataaaaaatatttatggaaatacagtaaggattaaaatcaatgtttctacacttccaggttgcatacatgtatatctgcattcatctgtacaggttaactttcgttttgccgatttattatttttatagacaatactgaaagttgaacatgtgtgtaatggaattacacatagaacttagtttaggtaatttattgaaaaaagttttacaagttatacacttatatgcataattctgtgttctgaaattgtattaagcgagaatgttttaagaattttttgacaaatctatcagactgtctgtctgtttgtgaaaatttcatccaggctaaacctctgttttagagaaattttgtttccgatgtttcagagcccgatttttaaaatcctattataataattatagtgcatattctttagggtccaatgtctcataaactagagatgaccatatcaccatatttttatagtgtCAGTGGccacttgaagatgactctgaaaatttcagccctcagggtaggggcccttgaTGTTACAGGGCCtgatgtttaaaaccccattataatgattgaatagtgttctataagtggggacccgaatctcaaattctagagatgaccaattaaccatattttcacagtgatagtgatataccactagtagatgacaccgaaaatttaagcccccatgcagggtatgagcctttgttgttttcgagcccgatgtttgaaatccaattataaagaatatgtattttttggggccccatatctcaaaaactatatatgaccacatgaacatatttttacggtcttttaaaagtaaaaacatcatttaaaaatacaaaatcactcatatatttctttatcaaaatgattgaaaattacgtttaattctgctgctttttttttaatttacgaacaaaatttttttaaaaagtacgcgggtaaaattcattattcttcaaaacatttaatcaattcataagatgactaatgatataataaataattagataaataaatcaatgaacttttattcataaaaggagaaaccgaaaatcaaaaataaataaccaacctaagcgcatatacgacttttttacttgttagttgattagaagaacaagcttatatttaaaaaaaaaaaagtcagctcatcacaatatatgtgttggttgtttttttttttttttttttttttttttttttttttttttttttttaattacccttgtttaattgttcgaagaaataatatggtacacaagtaaatcttaattgcaaaaatatgaaacaaatagtataaatttttaaggtaattgaatcgtatatcttgatttatatggcatcgttttcaaaattctatatttataaatcacgttgcaaacttaaaagtggaaaaattagcaagtagtgagtgacaatataaacataaagttagttcaggctccatttcacatttttccaaagtaaccagcaatgataccgacattgttctggttgtgaagacatttcattctttttttaaaatgtttacatcataatatctcgcgtttcgtagaaatgtgcttaaaaatatgaatatacgtaattttaaaacaaaatggtatacactaactttacacatgcttttaatacataattaaaataccccttacctatgatttagaaccccatcaatcaaagtaaaactaaaacatttcagtttttcatcatatcattgcatcctgacttccgtttgatatttagaagaagaaatatataattgttttaagatcgtcaattctaacggtattaatttaaaactgatagccttttggacgaagggagtaatacatttccactttttattcccttcctctacaaaattaagtcaagattggtcagttagttccctgggagaagcttatacattgatggtaatacattggaaaattaaagttcaaaccggcgtattttcactcaaatgtgttctcacaTGTTCATTACGTCGAAGTgaaaactgtagataagcatcgattagatgaaaaa
This portion of the Magallana gigas chromosome 7, xbMagGiga1.1, whole genome shotgun sequence genome encodes:
- the Ecsit gene encoding uncharacterized protein — encoded protein: MTPRQTFLCLRNLLLRDARHVLLSDRILVQQASNKSIPQCSFVRTYHQTAPVMFYRRFLDRGKGKVKKKKKEEDQEIDAKIVEEKLTQLEKVKKPGYKIRIPTYESTTDRYINRIFKKAEEQGEKTEETFNTAIKIYKLNAGLYVRGHIEFGDLALSKLEEYELQYNLEVYKMIFSIFPEGKYLPKSKVDAEFIPFPRQQDAALRVLTKMFDNGVIPDEEFGRMIISRFSQRSKVFTRFQRMLYWMPKFKHMNPWPVPRPPPKDPTQLAVMALKRMSFDLETKITVVNDPRDSCSGKFIASAQSPKQIELLSKHPPSKPIIVEGEHYVYLRKVSQKVFVLKTDREGELPGEEPDHYKAMEEEEGEEMFDFVTPLEEEEQTAIVPKKSVHEQEDGTVYGMCITSDSSKESVQDWIQFLQTNNPALEHIPVLFRIRDADFLLNETLKHEEEE